A section of the Pedobacter sp. HDW13 genome encodes:
- a CDS encoding cytidine deaminase — protein MNSINLNISFEQYAGIDELIEKDRTLCQNAEQALATSYSPYSKFRVGTAIRLASGEIVLGSNQENLAYPSGLCAERVALFAIGAKYPDGVIESMAITAQTDHFEILKPVTSCGGCLQVMIEFERKQQSPIDVIFYCLNGEILKVPSVKSLLPFAFAEDRLER, from the coding sequence ATGAATTCAATAAATCTAAATATATCTTTTGAACAATACGCGGGTATTGATGAATTAATAGAAAAAGACCGCACATTATGTCAAAACGCCGAACAGGCTTTGGCAACCTCATATTCACCTTATTCGAAATTTAGGGTGGGTACTGCTATTCGTTTGGCTTCGGGCGAAATAGTTTTAGGCAGCAACCAGGAAAACCTGGCTTATCCATCAGGACTATGCGCCGAACGTGTAGCACTTTTTGCAATTGGTGCCAAATACCCTGATGGGGTTATCGAAAGCATGGCCATTACCGCACAAACCGATCATTTCGAAATTTTAAAGCCGGTTACCTCTTGCGGAGGCTGCTTACAGGTAATGATCGAATTTGAACGCAAACAGCAAAGCCCGATTGATGTGATTTTTTATTGCTTAAACGGCGAGATACTAAAAGTGCCCAGCGTAAAGAGTTTATTGCCTTTTGCTTTTGCGGAAGATAGGTTGGAGCGGTAA
- a CDS encoding PNGase F N-terminal domain-containing protein — protein sequence MKHLYILVFSAFISFNLQAQGVLKSNATYKITYFRSGDGKPKEDRNATVVIADAKQNLISNANILDNKAKYPYEQSLVTKPAQILFQIADLSTASQIVTVDSATIGKQVFEYSNDTKVILGYTCKKATTVVNSNRIDLWYTTDASIKAAPTVLGQNLGLVLEQVRNGSSYVTATKIETVKNVKQIDLAKISTNLSDGLTYKDLLWKSRFTTLNVFNNETINFIDKPLSTDSVFRFAGGTVIARKVKFPAYTGSPNVFVDLTEQSNGDAYDRTGSVFVIPTDKTISLMDALKNSVKELPVYDNGNGKKYQGVVATANYNPVIELMRFFTPFGVGKYNTLKLKDKNWAEKVYYRQDISELFPLVNGKEAWVAVFIGNYDKGGHKVSMNITLHNGGRGEGKKEVIMPLFNSTNVMEMAGQEYATMFSSEKGLEVSFTLDKDVKDAKLRYITTGHGGWGNGDEFVPRKNTIWLDNKETFAFTPWRQDCGSYRLSNPASGNFETGLSSSDLSRSNWCPGTVTNPNWISLGDLKAGQHTIKITIPMGKPEGSSSSAWNVSGVLLGTE from the coding sequence ATGAAACATTTATACATTCTCGTTTTTTCGGCCTTTATATCTTTTAACCTGCAGGCCCAGGGCGTTCTAAAAAGTAACGCAACTTATAAAATTACTTACTTCCGATCAGGCGATGGCAAACCAAAGGAAGACCGTAACGCTACGGTGGTAATTGCAGATGCCAAACAGAATTTAATCAGCAATGCCAATATTCTAGATAATAAGGCGAAGTATCCTTACGAGCAAAGTCTGGTAACCAAACCCGCGCAAATTTTGTTTCAGATAGCCGATTTAAGCACCGCCAGCCAAATTGTAACTGTTGATAGTGCAACAATTGGTAAACAGGTTTTTGAATACAGTAACGATACCAAAGTGATACTGGGGTATACCTGTAAAAAAGCCACCACAGTGGTAAACTCTAACCGCATCGATTTATGGTACACAACCGATGCCAGCATTAAAGCCGCACCTACCGTTTTAGGCCAAAACCTGGGTTTGGTGTTAGAGCAGGTACGCAATGGCAGCAGTTATGTTACCGCAACTAAAATCGAAACTGTTAAAAATGTAAAACAGATTGATTTAGCCAAAATAAGTACCAACCTAAGCGATGGTTTAACTTATAAAGACCTTTTGTGGAAAAGCAGGTTTACCACTTTAAATGTGTTTAACAACGAAACCATCAACTTTATCGATAAGCCTCTATCAACCGATTCGGTTTTCCGTTTTGCCGGTGGAACCGTTATTGCACGAAAGGTTAAATTTCCGGCTTATACTGGTAGCCCAAATGTTTTTGTTGATTTAACAGAACAATCAAATGGCGATGCCTACGACAGAACGGGTTCAGTGTTTGTAATTCCAACCGATAAAACAATTAGTTTGATGGATGCCCTGAAAAATTCGGTAAAAGAACTGCCGGTTTATGATAACGGAAACGGGAAAAAATACCAGGGCGTAGTGGCTACGGCCAATTATAATCCGGTAATTGAATTGATGCGCTTTTTTACGCCTTTTGGTGTGGGCAAGTACAATACTTTAAAACTAAAAGATAAAAACTGGGCCGAAAAGGTGTATTACAGACAGGATATTTCAGAGCTATTTCCTTTGGTAAATGGAAAAGAAGCCTGGGTTGCTGTTTTTATCGGCAATTACGATAAAGGCGGACACAAAGTTTCGATGAACATTACGCTGCATAATGGCGGTCGTGGAGAAGGCAAAAAAGAAGTAATTATGCCACTATTCAATTCTACCAATGTAATGGAAATGGCCGGACAAGAATACGCCACCATGTTTAGCAGCGAAAAAGGGCTTGAAGTTTCTTTCACGCTTGATAAAGATGTAAAAGATGCCAAATTGCGTTACATTACCACAGGCCATGGTGGCTGGGGAAATGGCGATGAGTTTGTGCCCCGCAAAAACACAATATGGTTGGATAATAAAGAAACATTTGCTTTTACCCCATGGCGACAGGATTGTGGTTCTTACCGCTTATCTAACCCCGCTTCAGGTAATTTCGAAACAGGGCTTTCATCATCAGATTTAAGCCGGTCTAACTGGTGCCCGGGTACAGTTACCAATCCCAACTGGATTAGCCTTGGCGATTTAAAAGCCGGTCAGCACACCATTAAAATTACTATCCCTATGGGTAAGCCTGAGGGATCGAGCTCAAGCGCCTGGAATGTTTCAGGGGTATTGCTGGGTACGGAATAA
- a CDS encoding BamA/TamA family outer membrane protein → MKKLTRPLLFLLACLVWACSSTKSLKPGQILYTGAEVKINPDSSGKIDNEKQIKNDLEAKTRPRPNSSILGIKFKLGLYNLAGEPKKPKGFRNWLRKKGEAPVLLNDVKLKYNNDVLTSYLISEGYLQANVTGDTIVKEKKGKAIYTAVTGQRYKINKVTFPPDTGILTKNINVNKDKTLLKVGDFYDIDTYKNERIRIDNDLKEIGYFYFSPDYLIIQVDSTIGKNLVNIKVKVKDIAPDAAIKPYTVKNINIYPNYSLRRDSALRKLNPLVYNDFNIYDNRNTFKPKLFDRLVFFQKGEAYNRKDHNQSLNRMVNVGAFQDVRVEFLPVDSFRNNQLDLNIYLTPLKKNSLTFSVTGTSKSNNFVGSEVKVTQTTRNLFRNAEQLDLSVSGGFETQTKGTSLGKNSLSFTAEGKLTFPRLIVPFYKPNSTNAFIPKTITSLSYQMLNRGSEYTLHAIKGEYGYNFKENQYKEHNFNPISISYVATSFPDTNTRDSLFKNNPLLRSTLENQFIVGSNYNFTYTNQMEDSRRNNVYFYGALETGGNVWGLFTSKNNEGKRTIFNVPLTQFIRVEADLRDYYKITKNLIWANRLNLGYGYAYGNSSSLPFVKQFFAGGSNDVRAFPARTLGPGTYKVRDDAIFADQGGDIKLMLNSELRFKIVSIFYGALFVDAGNIWLRKEDLGEPGKPETARLGSGFRLKNTFNELAVGTGAGLRVDVSIFVVRLDVAFPVRKPYLPEGQRWVFNDINFGSKDWRRQNLIFNIGIGYPF, encoded by the coding sequence ATGAAAAAACTAACTAGACCGCTTTTATTTTTACTGGCCTGTTTAGTTTGGGCTTGCAGCAGTACCAAATCTTTAAAACCAGGACAGATTTTGTACACCGGTGCTGAAGTGAAAATCAATCCGGATTCTTCTGGGAAGATTGATAACGAAAAGCAGATTAAAAACGATCTCGAGGCTAAAACAAGGCCTCGTCCTAACAGTTCAATCCTGGGGATCAAATTCAAACTTGGCCTTTACAACCTTGCCGGCGAACCTAAAAAGCCAAAGGGTTTCAGGAACTGGCTACGCAAAAAAGGAGAAGCTCCGGTGCTGTTGAACGATGTAAAACTGAAATACAATAACGATGTACTTACCAGTTATCTCATTAGTGAAGGCTACCTGCAGGCCAATGTTACCGGCGATACCATAGTGAAAGAAAAAAAAGGTAAAGCCATTTATACCGCAGTTACTGGCCAGCGCTATAAAATCAATAAAGTAACTTTCCCGCCCGATACAGGTATTTTAACCAAAAACATCAATGTTAACAAGGATAAAACCTTGTTAAAAGTGGGTGATTTTTATGATATTGACACCTATAAAAACGAACGGATCAGGATTGATAATGACCTGAAAGAAATTGGTTATTTCTATTTCAGTCCCGATTACCTGATTATACAGGTTGATAGTACCATCGGCAAAAACCTGGTTAACATTAAGGTAAAAGTTAAAGATATTGCGCCTGATGCGGCGATAAAGCCTTACACCGTTAAAAACATCAATATTTACCCTAACTATTCGTTGCGGAGAGATAGTGCTTTAAGGAAGCTAAATCCGTTGGTATATAACGATTTTAACATTTACGATAACCGCAATACGTTTAAACCTAAACTTTTCGACCGTCTGGTATTTTTTCAAAAAGGAGAAGCCTATAACCGTAAAGATCATAACCAATCGTTAAACAGGATGGTAAATGTAGGTGCATTTCAAGATGTTAGGGTGGAGTTTTTGCCTGTAGATAGTTTTAGGAACAATCAACTTGACCTGAATATCTATTTAACCCCTTTAAAGAAAAATTCGCTTACTTTCTCGGTTACCGGAACCAGTAAATCAAATAATTTTGTTGGTTCTGAAGTTAAGGTTACCCAAACCACACGGAACCTGTTCAGAAATGCGGAACAGCTTGATTTAAGCGTTAGTGGCGGCTTTGAAACTCAAACTAAAGGAACCTCACTGGGCAAAAATTCGTTGTCGTTTACGGCCGAAGGAAAACTAACTTTCCCCAGGTTAATTGTTCCATTCTATAAACCGAACAGCACCAATGCCTTTATTCCTAAAACCATCACCTCGCTGTCTTACCAGATGCTAAATAGGGGTTCGGAATATACTTTACATGCTATAAAAGGCGAATACGGGTATAATTTTAAGGAAAATCAGTACAAAGAGCATAATTTTAATCCGATATCGATTAGTTATGTAGCTACAAGTTTCCCTGATACCAATACCAGAGATAGCCTTTTTAAAAATAATCCGCTTTTAAGATCTACACTTGAAAACCAATTCATCGTCGGTAGCAATTACAATTTTACCTATACCAACCAGATGGAAGATAGCCGTCGGAATAATGTATACTTCTACGGCGCTTTAGAAACCGGAGGAAACGTTTGGGGTTTATTTACTTCTAAAAATAATGAAGGCAAGCGAACCATTTTTAATGTTCCCTTAACCCAGTTTATCCGCGTAGAAGCCGATTTAAGAGATTATTATAAAATTACCAAAAACCTGATCTGGGCTAATCGGTTAAACTTAGGCTATGGTTATGCTTATGGCAACAGTAGCTCATTACCCTTTGTTAAACAGTTTTTTGCAGGCGGCAGTAATGATGTAAGGGCCTTCCCTGCCCGTACATTGGGCCCAGGCACCTATAAAGTTCGCGATGATGCCATTTTCGCTGATCAGGGTGGTGATATTAAATTAATGCTGAATTCAGAACTGCGTTTTAAAATTGTGAGTATATTCTATGGCGCGTTATTTGTTGATGCTGGTAATATCTGGCTCAGGAAAGAAGATCTCGGAGAACCTGGCAAACCAGAAACTGCCAGGCTTGGCTCTGGCTTCAGGCTAAAGAATACATTTAATGAACTTGCTGTAGGCACAGGTGCCGGCTTAAGGGTAGATGTTAGTATTTTTGTAGTGCGCCTGGATGTAGCTTTCCCTGTGCGTAAACCATATTTGCCTGAGGGACAACGTTGGGTATTCAACGATATCAATTTTGGAAGTAAAGACTGGCGCAGGCAAAATTTAATTTTTAATATTGGGATAGGATATCCATTTTAG
- a CDS encoding translocation/assembly module TamB translates to MNKYVRKSLKILLWLIASIIILVIGLALSLNIPAVQNFVKDKAINYLKTKTKTEVSLESIKIALPKDVVLNKFYIEDRKGDTLLYAEKLAVDISLFKLLKNTVEVNNIELKNVRANVKRISPDTTFNFSFLVDAFASDQKKPEEKVKKDTTSTLKFSVDKVSFEDIGLSYRDDVAGNDVKLYLGAFKTKIKNFDLANQHYVIKELSLNNTSLRYLQQKPLVKLVQHITNSVDSSEKEQGKLPLIEVQNFVFSKVKVHYDDQISTTKAVADVNDLGLVNLKVDLTNSKYAVDDAHLNKSNILFAFKPAPSNDLKKVKDTVLPEKSTLGLLIKNISLADNQVQFDNLGAKPAAKGMDFNHLKIAGLNLGASDVSYSAAGIKANVKNGSLKEKSGFVLNELKGDAVYNDKQIKLSNFVLKTPNTTIENATELNVTSMEDLTKHPERVKLNLAFKNTTIGLKDAGYFSDAIPANYRNEKIKLNADVNGYLNNLNIPRLQVSGLKNTQIDISGKAKGLPDIKKTFLDLNIKKLHVTKSDILVAVTKKSLPPTIELPNVIDAKGNFKGSMTDFNTNLNILTDMGGANVIAGMKGPKGRESYQADISLNNFNVGRLLKMQPKLGRVSAKARVAGTGLDPKKINAKFNAKVLSAYYNKYTYRNLNVAGTYANQNVVVKSSMPDSNANFALDAKVNLAGKYPSIKADLNLKQVNLQALNFSPTVLSAAGVVKVDLATADADYLNGSVDVTGLQLVKDKQRINVDTISVRAKTTATENELTLNSEILSAKIDGKYQLTNISSAIINEINKYYAFGTVTKVPDQRLRFFVRVYDSKLLKSFVPELTVFKQSQFYGLIDTQKDSLQIKGNLPQVVYGDFKVDTTVLNINNDNNKLDYSLTVKSLQSPSIALFNTEVTGDAANNNLGINVFLRDRQRKNKYVIGGNFQSINKDFKFTLDPQKLLLDYQKWVVSQDNYIQFGASGILVNQFQISNSGQSLAINSNPTEPNAPLAVEFKDFQLETLTKFAETDTTLVGGRLNGTANVKDLATTPKFEANLTIDQLRYQKDQLGTLRLAVNNNTENAFEVNLALTGVHELRANGFYYTAPQSALDLTVNIDKIEMKNIESLSAGQLKRGTGTLTGALTVKGALTEPKILGDLTFNNAGFNVAYVNSYFRMPNEKISFTEEGISFNNFTLIDSLNQKATINGKVYTSDFKNYRFGLDIKTNNFRALNSTAADNDMIYGTVFLTSDIKVRGDLNQPDVNMNIKVNKGTKFFFALPANDPSIIDQEGIVQFIDEDAPPFNGKKALNVDSISKAPIKGLNLVAAVNIDPEAELNVVVDPASGDNLNVKGDADLNVTMDPSGKISMTGRYEIVDGSYNLTLAVVKKEFKLVKGSTIIWTGEPTSANANITALYEVNAAPIDLLNQPDLYEARTKLPFQVYLMMKGELLKPTISFKLDLPENERGALSGQVYTKLINVNRDESELNKQVFALLALNRFIANNPFQSLAGGGGGVSTLARSSVSKLLTEQLNNLTSDLIQGVDLNFGVNSSEDYSTGSMQQKTDLEVGLSKKLLNDRLTVTVGSSFALEGPQAPGEKSTNIAGNVNVEYALSADGRYRLRAYRRNQNDVIVQGQIIETGLGFTLVVDYNKFREIFQKKRIRRIRNIEQKAQDEKTN, encoded by the coding sequence TTGAATAAATACGTACGCAAAAGTCTTAAAATTTTACTGTGGTTAATTGCCTCCATTATTATATTGGTGATTGGTTTAGCGCTGTCGCTAAATATTCCGGCCGTTCAAAATTTTGTTAAAGATAAGGCCATCAATTACCTGAAAACCAAAACCAAAACCGAAGTTAGCCTTGAAAGCATTAAAATAGCCCTGCCCAAAGATGTTGTACTCAACAAATTCTATATCGAAGACCGTAAAGGTGATACTCTGCTTTATGCAGAAAAACTGGCTGTAGATATCAGCTTATTTAAGTTGTTAAAAAACACTGTTGAGGTAAACAATATTGAGTTAAAAAATGTACGCGCAAATGTGAAGCGCATTAGCCCTGATACTACATTCAATTTTTCTTTTCTGGTTGATGCTTTTGCAAGTGATCAGAAAAAACCCGAAGAGAAAGTTAAAAAAGATACCACCTCTACCCTAAAATTTTCGGTCGATAAAGTTTCGTTTGAAGATATAGGCCTTAGCTACCGCGATGATGTGGCAGGCAACGATGTAAAGCTTTACCTGGGTGCCTTTAAAACCAAAATCAAAAATTTCGATCTGGCCAACCAGCACTATGTGATTAAGGAGCTGAGCTTAAATAATACGTCTTTACGGTACCTGCAGCAAAAACCTTTAGTTAAACTGGTGCAACACATCACCAACAGTGTGGATAGCAGTGAGAAGGAGCAGGGAAAACTGCCTTTAATAGAAGTGCAGAATTTTGTTTTCAGCAAGGTAAAAGTACATTACGACGATCAGATTTCGACTACCAAAGCTGTTGCCGATGTAAACGACCTTGGTTTGGTTAACTTAAAAGTAGATTTAACCAATAGCAAATACGCAGTTGATGATGCACATTTAAACAAATCGAACATCCTGTTTGCCTTTAAACCTGCGCCCAGTAACGATTTAAAAAAAGTAAAAGATACTGTATTACCCGAAAAATCGACCTTGGGGCTGCTGATCAAAAATATTAGCCTGGCCGATAATCAGGTGCAGTTCGATAACCTCGGCGCCAAACCTGCTGCAAAAGGAATGGATTTTAATCACCTCAAAATTGCCGGATTAAATTTAGGTGCGAGCGACGTATCTTACAGTGCAGCAGGGATAAAAGCCAATGTTAAAAATGGCTCGTTAAAAGAAAAAAGCGGTTTTGTATTAAATGAGTTGAAAGGCGATGCCGTGTACAATGACAAGCAGATTAAGCTGAGCAATTTTGTACTCAAAACCCCAAATACCACTATCGAAAATGCCACTGAGCTTAATGTTACTTCGATGGAGGATTTAACCAAACACCCCGAACGTGTAAAACTTAACCTGGCCTTTAAAAACACCACGATTGGTTTAAAGGATGCGGGCTATTTTAGCGATGCCATTCCGGCGAATTACCGTAACGAAAAAATAAAGCTCAATGCCGATGTTAACGGTTACTTAAATAACCTGAATATTCCACGCTTACAGGTTAGCGGATTAAAAAATACCCAGATCGATATCAGTGGAAAAGCAAAAGGCCTGCCCGATATCAAAAAAACCTTTCTGGATTTAAACATCAAAAAGCTCCATGTTACCAAAAGCGATATTTTGGTTGCCGTAACTAAAAAATCGCTCCCGCCTACCATCGAACTGCCCAATGTAATTGATGCAAAGGGTAATTTTAAAGGATCGATGACTGATTTTAACACCAACCTAAACATCCTAACCGATATGGGTGGTGCCAATGTAATAGCAGGAATGAAGGGGCCAAAAGGTAGGGAAAGTTACCAGGCCGATATTAGCCTGAACAATTTTAATGTTGGCCGTTTGTTAAAAATGCAGCCCAAATTGGGTCGCGTTTCAGCAAAAGCCAGGGTGGCAGGTACCGGTTTAGATCCCAAAAAAATCAATGCTAAATTTAATGCAAAGGTGTTAAGCGCTTACTACAATAAATATACTTACCGCAATTTAAATGTAGCCGGTACGTATGCCAACCAAAACGTTGTGGTAAAAAGCAGTATGCCCGATAGCAATGCCAACTTTGCCCTCGATGCTAAAGTGAACCTGGCCGGAAAATACCCAAGCATAAAAGCTGATTTGAATTTAAAACAGGTTAATCTGCAGGCTTTAAATTTTAGTCCAACCGTATTAAGTGCAGCAGGTGTAGTTAAAGTAGACCTGGCTACCGCCGATGCCGATTATTTAAACGGGTCGGTTGATGTTACAGGCCTGCAGCTGGTAAAAGATAAACAGCGGATTAATGTAGATACCATTTCGGTACGCGCCAAAACAACGGCTACTGAAAATGAACTTACGCTGAATTCGGAAATTCTATCGGCCAAAATTGATGGTAAATATCAACTAACCAATATCAGTAGTGCCATTATAAACGAAATCAATAAATATTATGCTTTCGGTACCGTTACCAAAGTTCCCGATCAGCGTTTAAGGTTCTTTGTGCGTGTGTACGATTCAAAACTGTTAAAGAGTTTTGTACCCGAATTAACGGTGTTTAAACAATCTCAGTTTTACGGCTTAATTGATACCCAAAAAGACAGTCTTCAGATTAAAGGAAATCTCCCACAGGTTGTTTATGGCGATTTCAAAGTAGACACCACGGTTTTAAACATCAACAACGACAACAATAAACTCGATTACAGTTTAACTGTTAAAAGTTTACAAAGTCCATCCATTGCCCTTTTTAATACGGAGGTTACCGGCGATGCAGCCAACAATAATTTAGGCATAAACGTTTTCTTACGCGACAGGCAACGTAAAAACAAATATGTAATCGGTGGTAATTTCCAATCCATTAACAAAGATTTTAAATTTACCCTCGATCCGCAAAAACTGTTGCTCGATTACCAGAAATGGGTGGTTTCGCAAGATAATTACATCCAGTTCGGGGCTTCGGGTATTTTGGTCAACCAGTTTCAGATCAGTAATAGCGGCCAATCGCTGGCCATAAACAGCAACCCAACCGAGCCCAATGCACCTTTAGCAGTTGAGTTTAAAGATTTTCAATTGGAAACCCTTACCAAATTTGCCGAAACCGACACCACTTTGGTAGGCGGTCGTTTAAATGGAACAGCCAATGTGAAAGACCTGGCTACTACCCCGAAATTTGAGGCCAATCTCACCATCGATCAGTTGCGTTACCAGAAAGACCAGTTGGGTACCTTGCGCTTAGCCGTAAACAACAATACCGAAAATGCTTTTGAGGTAAACCTCGCATTAACCGGCGTGCACGAATTAAGGGCAAACGGTTTTTATTATACTGCACCACAAAGTGCATTAGATTTGACCGTAAATATCGATAAGATTGAAATGAAAAACATTGAGAGCTTATCGGCCGGACAGCTTAAACGTGGCACAGGCACCTTAACAGGAGCACTAACCGTTAAAGGGGCATTAACGGAACCAAAAATACTGGGCGATTTAACCTTCAATAATGCCGGATTTAACGTGGCCTATGTAAACTCTTATTTCCGGATGCCAAACGAAAAGATTTCGTTTACCGAAGAAGGGATCAGCTTTAACAACTTTACATTGATCGATTCTTTAAACCAGAAAGCCACCATTAACGGAAAAGTTTACACCAGCGATTTTAAGAATTACCGCTTCGGTTTGGATATTAAAACCAATAATTTCAGGGCACTGAATTCGACCGCAGCCGATAACGACATGATTTACGGAACGGTTTTCTTAACCAGCGATATCAAAGTGCGTGGCGATTTGAACCAGCCCGATGTAAACATGAACATTAAGGTAAACAAGGGCACCAAGTTTTTCTTTGCCTTGCCTGCCAACGATCCATCCATTATCGACCAGGAAGGTATTGTTCAGTTTATTGATGAAGACGCCCCGCCATTTAATGGCAAAAAGGCACTGAATGTAGATAGCATCAGCAAAGCGCCTATTAAAGGCTTAAACTTAGTTGCCGCAGTAAATATCGACCCTGAGGCTGAACTCAATGTGGTAGTAGATCCGGCCAGTGGCGATAACCTGAATGTAAAAGGCGATGCCGATTTAAATGTAACGATGGATCCCAGCGGTAAAATCAGCATGACAGGCCGTTACGAAATTGTAGATGGTTCGTACAACCTTACCCTTGCCGTGGTTAAGAAAGAATTTAAACTCGTAAAAGGTAGTACCATTATCTGGACTGGCGAACCAACATCGGCTAATGCCAATATAACAGCTTTGTATGAGGTGAATGCAGCTCCTATCGATTTGCTCAATCAGCCAGACCTTTACGAAGCCAGAACCAAATTACCTTTTCAGGTTTATTTAATGATGAAAGGCGAATTATTAAAGCCAACCATTTCATTTAAACTCGATTTACCCGAAAATGAGCGTGGCGCACTGAGCGGCCAGGTGTATACCAAGCTGATTAACGTAAACCGCGATGAAAGCGAACTGAACAAGCAGGTTTTTGCCTTGCTGGCTTTAAACCGGTTTATTGCTAATAATCCGTTCCAGAGTTTGGCTGGTGGTGGCGGTGGGGTTTCTACCCTTGCCCGCTCGAGTGTAAGTAAATTGCTAACTGAGCAGCTAAACAATTTAACTTCAGATTTGATACAAGGTGTAGACCTCAACTTCGGGGTAAATTCATCAGAAGATTACTCTACAGGTTCAATGCAGCAAAAAACCGATTTAGAAGTTGGTTTATCTAAAAAACTACTGAATGATCGATTAACGGTTACTGTAGGTAGTTCGTTCGCGCTGGAAGGTCCGCAGGCACCAGGAGAAAAATCGACCAATATTGCCGGAAACGTAAATGTAGAATATGCACTTTCGGCGGATGGCCGCTACCGGTTAAGGGCTTACCGCCGCAACCAGAACGATGTGATTGTGCAAGGTCAGATTATCGAAACCGGCTTAGGGTTTACTTTGGTGGTAGACTACAATAAATTTAGAGAGATATTTCAGAAGAAACGCATTAGAAGAATAAGAAACATTGAACAGAAAGCACAAGATGAAAAAACTAACTAG
- a CDS encoding YihY/virulence factor BrkB family protein, producing the protein MKRVRVIHKIKYFFVAIYHLFIAAGKGFMEDRVMKLSASLAYYTIFSLTPLIIIVLSAATLFFGDKMKTRDKFFIEVTELVGKPAATQIQGFVEHANKTGQSTLGLIIGIGTLIVGATAIFIEIQDSINLIWKVKAMPKKGWIKMLTNRLLSFSLIVSMGFLLLVSLVINSVVVGLGDKLVSLISESKVDDVIPVANDTMALIIYILNNALTLTAVTAVFTIIFKVLPDVNIKWKSAIIGALFTALLFSLGKYLIGIYIEKGSTVSAFGAAGSIIIILLWIYYTSIILYFGAEFTQAYAEKFDGGISPSKYAVFTKITIVEKKVDVLPPQHPEDTVNLPKE; encoded by the coding sequence ATGAAAAGAGTAAGAGTAATACATAAAATCAAATATTTTTTTGTTGCCATTTATCACCTTTTTATAGCCGCCGGAAAAGGCTTTATGGAAGATAGGGTAATGAAATTAAGTGCCTCTCTGGCTTACTATACTATCTTTTCGCTTACACCACTCATTATTATTGTACTCTCGGCAGCCACGCTGTTTTTTGGCGATAAAATGAAAACCCGCGATAAGTTTTTTATCGAGGTTACTGAGCTGGTTGGAAAACCAGCAGCTACCCAGATACAGGGTTTTGTTGAGCATGCAAACAAAACGGGCCAGTCTACCTTGGGTTTAATTATTGGTATCGGTACATTAATTGTTGGTGCAACGGCCATTTTTATCGAAATACAAGACAGCATCAATCTGATCTGGAAAGTAAAGGCTATGCCTAAAAAAGGCTGGATAAAAATGCTCACCAACCGATTGCTTTCTTTCTCACTCATTGTGTCGATGGGCTTCTTGCTCCTGGTATCTTTAGTAATTAACAGTGTTGTTGTTGGTTTGGGCGATAAACTGGTTTCCCTAATTTCGGAAAGTAAGGTTGATGATGTGATACCTGTGGCAAACGATACCATGGCCTTAATTATCTACATCTTAAATAATGCACTTACGCTTACCGCTGTTACGGCCGTATTTACCATTATTTTTAAGGTACTGCCCGATGTTAACATTAAATGGAAATCGGCTATAATTGGTGCATTATTCACTGCCCTGCTGTTTAGCCTCGGCAAATATTTAATCGGTATCTACATCGAAAAAGGAAGTACGGTTTCGGCATTTGGTGCAGCAGGTTCTATTATCATTATCCTCCTGTGGATTTACTACACTTCCATTATCCTTTATTTTGGTGCAGAATTTACACAAGCTTATGCCGAAAAGTTCGATGGCGGTATTTCACCCAGTAAATATGCCGTATTTACTAAAATTACGATTGTAGAGAAAAAGGTTGATGTATTGCCACCACAACACCCTGAAGATACGGTTAACCTGCCGAAAGAATAG